In a genomic window of Vigna angularis cultivar LongXiaoDou No.4 chromosome 6, ASM1680809v1, whole genome shotgun sequence:
- the LOC108340967 gene encoding probable protein S-acyltransferase 12 isoform X2 encodes MGSNINLFKLCSALRVLGYFMILLFAAIVALSYYAVVLITWGPLLFHSPLRLPSFFSAFFVLLLFHILLILLTWSYLMVVLNDPGSVPLNWRHQHQQLRSDFDLETAPPTPSPAYCSRCQNGKPPRCHHCSICQRCVLKMDHHCIWVVNCVGARNYKYFLLFLLYTFLETALDCLALVPSFIRFFGGNKNHSLSPGGFAVIFLASILNLAFALSLLCFVVMHISLLLSNTTSVEVHEKKKGVRWMYDLGWKRNFEQVSLWFSSTMC; translated from the exons ATGGGAAGCAACATAAACCTCTTTAAGCTCTGCTCTGCCCTCAGAGTGCTGGGCTACTTCATGATCCTCTTGTTCGCCGCCATTGTCGCCCTCAGTTACTACGCCGTCGTTTTAATCACCTGGGGCCCTCTCCTCTTCCACTCCCCTCTCCGCCTCCCCTCCTTTTTCTCCGCCTTCTTCGTTCTCCTCCTCTTTCACATTCTCCTCATACTCTTAACCTGGTCCTACCTCATGGTCGTACTCAACGATCCCGGTTCCGTCCCTCTCAATTGGAGACACCAACACCAACAACTTCGCTCCGATTTCGATTTGGAGACAGCACCGCCAACGCCCTCTCCCGCCTATTGCTCTCGATGCCAGAATGGCAAGCCACCGCGATGCCACCACTGCTCTATTT GCCAAAGGTGTGTTCTGAAGATGGATCATCATTGCATTTGGGTCGTCAACTGTGTTGGGGCACGTAACTACAAGTACTTTCTCCTATTTTTG CTGTATACGTTTCTCGAGACAGCACTGGATTGCTTAGCTCTGGTTCCTAGTTTTATCAGATTCTTTGGTGGAAACAAGAATCATTCATTGTCTCCCGGGGGCTTTGCCGTCATCTTTTTGGCTTCTA TTCTTAATTTAGCCTTTGCGCTCAGTCTTCTCTGTTTCGTTGTTATGCATATATCTCTTCTGTTAAGCAACACAACTTCAGTCGAG gttcatgaaaagaaaaaaggagtTAGGTGGATGTACGACCTGGGCTGGAAGAGGAATTTTGAGCAG